Proteins from a genomic interval of Lacticaseibacillus pabuli:
- a CDS encoding GntR family transcriptional regulator codes for MDNNDQPLHEQLVSQLRERIRTSMAPHSQIPAERDLAQEYGVSRNTVRAALAKLEMMGLIYRRRGRGTFVANPLADPTDLSTTYSFTDQMIEQGRDPYSKVIYLQSFPATKYISEQLSIPVGTPTYKLKRLRCADGVPLMVERTFLPADRFPKLDAQSIEKNGLYASMLQGFDAPIVDAKEAFYASLMPDKDAELLQVPLGSPSLNVQRTSTGLNHEIVEFTLSVTRADQFVYRVQHHVHNGNTTT; via the coding sequence GTGGACAATAACGATCAACCGCTACACGAACAACTGGTCAGTCAGTTGCGTGAACGGATTCGAACCAGTATGGCACCGCACAGTCAGATTCCGGCAGAACGTGACTTGGCTCAGGAATATGGTGTGAGCCGCAACACAGTGCGCGCGGCATTGGCCAAGCTGGAGATGATGGGTCTCATTTACCGCAGACGCGGCCGCGGGACCTTCGTTGCGAATCCCCTTGCGGATCCAACTGACCTGTCGACCACCTATAGTTTTACGGATCAGATGATTGAGCAAGGCCGTGACCCGTACTCCAAGGTGATTTACCTGCAGAGTTTTCCAGCGACCAAGTACATTTCGGAACAGCTCAGTATTCCGGTGGGGACGCCGACGTACAAGTTAAAGCGGCTCCGTTGCGCGGATGGGGTGCCACTCATGGTCGAGCGCACATTCTTGCCGGCGGACCGGTTCCCGAAGCTTGACGCGCAGTCCATCGAAAAGAACGGGCTGTATGCTTCAATGCTCCAGGGCTTCGACGCACCAATTGTGGACGCGAAGGAGGCATTCTACGCCAGCTTGATGCCGGATAAGGATGCCGAGTTACTCCAGGTGCCGCTGGGGTCACCAAGCTTGAATGTACAGCGGACCAGCACGGGTTTGAACCACGAAATCGTGGAGTTCACCCTGAGCGTCACGCGGGCCGACCAGTTCGTTTATCGGGTTCAGCACCACGTTCACAATGGCAACACCACCACTTAA
- a CDS encoding SIS domain-containing protein, whose protein sequence is MFEKSVDELTKMGAQITTKEIKQQPELWAEAFANYKAKESEIRAFLDQVVADAAGKTVRVIFTGAGTSAYTGDTVTPYLQRHGDRSRFRFESIASTDLVSAPYDFFEPDTPTILVSFARSGNSPESVKSVELAEQLVKQLHQITITCAPDGHLAQHAEGEPSNLVLLQPAGSNDKGFAMTGSFSCMALTAMLTFDQASLSDKDGYVKAIIDMGHEVVSREAEIQSLADEDFNRITYLGSGSLGGLTREAQLKILELTAGQLATIFDTSMGFRHGPKSFVNGKTLVFDFLSNDAYTRQYDVDVMEEIKGDDIAKRIVAIGTNQDNNFSGDNFAFKTGVKTLPEGYQALPDVMFAQTLALLSSIKVGNKPDTPSPTGTVNRVVKGVILHDYEA, encoded by the coding sequence GTGTTTGAGAAATCTGTTGATGAATTAACCAAGATGGGGGCACAGATTACCACCAAGGAAATCAAGCAGCAACCAGAGCTTTGGGCAGAGGCCTTTGCAAACTACAAGGCCAAGGAGAGTGAAATCCGCGCCTTCTTGGATCAAGTTGTGGCTGACGCGGCCGGCAAAACGGTGCGGGTCATCTTTACCGGTGCTGGCACGAGTGCTTACACGGGTGATACCGTCACGCCATACTTGCAGCGCCATGGTGACCGTAGCCGGTTCCGCTTTGAATCCATTGCGTCAACTGACCTCGTGTCCGCACCCTATGATTTCTTTGAACCAGACACCCCGACCATCCTAGTTTCCTTCGCCCGCAGCGGTAATTCACCTGAATCTGTGAAGTCTGTTGAGCTGGCCGAACAGCTGGTCAAGCAGTTGCACCAGATTACCATCACTTGCGCACCCGATGGTCACTTGGCGCAGCACGCGGAGGGCGAACCATCAAACCTGGTGCTCCTGCAGCCAGCTGGGTCCAACGACAAGGGCTTTGCGATGACAGGTAGCTTCTCCTGCATGGCGCTCACTGCCATGTTGACCTTCGACCAGGCGAGCCTGAGCGATAAGGATGGTTACGTGAAGGCCATCATCGACATGGGCCACGAAGTCGTTAGCCGCGAAGCCGAGATCCAGAGCTTGGCCGACGAAGACTTCAACCGCATCACCTACTTGGGTAGCGGTAGCCTCGGTGGTCTAACACGTGAGGCACAGCTGAAGATTCTGGAACTGACGGCTGGTCAGCTTGCCACCATCTTCGACACCTCGATGGGCTTCCGTCACGGACCAAAGTCATTCGTTAACGGTAAGACGCTGGTGTTCGACTTCTTGAGCAACGATGCCTACACCCGTCAGTACGATGTCGATGTGATGGAAGAAATCAAGGGCGACGACATCGCCAAGCGCATTGTTGCCATTGGGACCAACCAAGACAACAACTTCTCTGGTGACAACTTCGCGTTCAAGACCGGCGTTAAGACGCTTCCTGAAGGCTACCAGGCACTGCCAGATGTCATGTTTGCTCAGACGCTGGCACTGCTGAGCTCCATTAAGGTTGGTAACAAGCCTGACACGCCATCACCAACTGGCACCGTTAACCGGGTTGTGAAGGGTGTCATCCTGCACGACTACGAAGCGTAG